In Nocardioides sp. zg-1228, a single window of DNA contains:
- the nrdR gene encoding transcriptional regulator NrdR, whose product MHCPNCKNEDTKVLDSRVADDGASIRRRRTCAACDRRFTTVEKMQLTVLKRSGATEPFNRDKAIAGVRKACKGRPVTDAQLACLGQEVEDALRLSGQAEFDANDVGLAILAPLRALDEVAYLRFASVYRAFESVDDFDAEIKMLRLERAAGDQPVQTG is encoded by the coding sequence GTGCACTGTCCCAACTGCAAGAACGAGGACACCAAGGTCCTCGACTCCCGGGTGGCCGACGACGGCGCCTCGATCCGCCGGCGGCGTACGTGTGCCGCGTGCGACCGCCGCTTCACCACGGTCGAGAAGATGCAGCTCACGGTGCTCAAGCGCTCCGGCGCGACCGAGCCGTTCAACCGCGACAAGGCGATCGCCGGCGTCCGGAAGGCCTGCAAGGGCCGCCCGGTCACCGATGCCCAGCTCGCCTGCCTCGGCCAGGAGGTCGAGGACGCCCTGCGCCTGAGCGGTCAGGCCGAGTTCGACGCCAACGACGTCGGCCTCGCGATCCTGGCCCCGCTGCGGGCGCTCGACGAGGTGGCCTACCTGCGCTTCGCGAGCGTCTACCGCGCGTTCGAGTCGGTCGACGACTTCGACGCCGAGATCAAGATGCTGCGGCTCGAGCGAGCCGCCGGCGATCAGCCCGTGCAGACCGGCTGA